One part of the Lotus japonicus ecotype B-129 chromosome 2, LjGifu_v1.2 genome encodes these proteins:
- the LOC130741081 gene encoding uncharacterized protein LOC130741081 isoform X1: MIRHSREDLMNGGSASRKAFSHCVQQVRNYDYHHYLCLLELPPSLRKAAFALRALNVETARAMDVASDPRIGLMRLVWWQEAIDKMFANKLIEHPTAQAVSSVIAETKISKTWLKRSVEARINDARREVTDMPKGMEELEKYAEDTVSTMLYLTLQAGGIKSTAADHAASHVGKASGILLLLKSLPYHAGRNRHFSYIPTSVASKHGLLVKEGNGEERWVDSREGLCDAVYEMASVANAHLQKARKLAESVPAEALPVLLPAVPAQVLLDSLSRVQFDVFDPRLTRGVLGIPPLWYQLKLKWTSWRRKY, from the exons ATGATAAG GCACTCACGTGAGGATTTAATGAATGGTGGTTCTGCATCTAGGAAAGCTTTCTCCCATTGTGTGCAACAAGTGAGAAATTATGATTATCATCACTATCTTTGCCTTCTTGAACTGCCTCCATCTTTGCGGAAGGCTGCATTTGCACTCCGTGCCTTGAATGTTGAAACAGCTAGAGCAATGGATGTTGCTTCAGATCCCAGGATTGGACTTATGCGCCTTGTATGGTGGCAGGAAGCCATTGACAAAATGTTTGCCAATAAACTGATTGAACACCCAACAGCACAGGCCGTGTCATCTGTGATAGCTGAGACCAAAATCAGCAAGACATGGTTAAAACGATCTGTTGAAGCTCGGATTAATGATGCAAGAAGAGAGGTTACTGACATGCCAAAAGGTATGGAAGAGTTGGAGAAATATGCTGAGGACACTGTATCAACAATGCTGTACTTGACACTTCAAGCTGGTGGTATCAAGTCTACCGCAGCTGACCATGCAGCCTCACATGTTGGTAAGGCTAGTGGTATTCTTTTGCTCCTTAAATCACTGCCCTATCACGCCGGTCGCAACCGACATTTTTCCTACATACCAACTTCAGTAGCATCCAAGCATGGTCTATTAGTTAAAGAGGGAAATGGAGAAGAGAGGTGGGTGGATTCTCGCGAGGGCCTCTGTGACGCAGTTTATGAAATGGCATCAGTAGCCAATGCACACTTGCAGAAGGCTCGGAAGTTAGCAGAAAGTGTGCCTGCTGAGGCTCTTCCAGTGCTCCTGCCAGCAGTGCCTGCTCAGGTTCTGTTGGATTCCCTAAGTCGGGTGCAGTTTGACGTGTTTGATCCAAGGCTAACGCGAGGGGTGCTAGGGATTCCACCTTTGTGGTACCAGCTTAAGCTTAAGTGGACTTCATGGAGAAGGAAATACTAA
- the LOC130741081 gene encoding uncharacterized protein LOC130741081 isoform X2 has product MNGGSASRKAFSHCVQQVRNYDYHHYLCLLELPPSLRKAAFALRALNVETARAMDVASDPRIGLMRLVWWQEAIDKMFANKLIEHPTAQAVSSVIAETKISKTWLKRSVEARINDARREVTDMPKGMEELEKYAEDTVSTMLYLTLQAGGIKSTAADHAASHVGKASGILLLLKSLPYHAGRNRHFSYIPTSVASKHGLLVKEGNGEERWVDSREGLCDAVYEMASVANAHLQKARKLAESVPAEALPVLLPAVPAQVLLDSLSRVQFDVFDPRLTRGVLGIPPLWYQLKLKWTSWRRKY; this is encoded by the coding sequence ATGAATGGTGGTTCTGCATCTAGGAAAGCTTTCTCCCATTGTGTGCAACAAGTGAGAAATTATGATTATCATCACTATCTTTGCCTTCTTGAACTGCCTCCATCTTTGCGGAAGGCTGCATTTGCACTCCGTGCCTTGAATGTTGAAACAGCTAGAGCAATGGATGTTGCTTCAGATCCCAGGATTGGACTTATGCGCCTTGTATGGTGGCAGGAAGCCATTGACAAAATGTTTGCCAATAAACTGATTGAACACCCAACAGCACAGGCCGTGTCATCTGTGATAGCTGAGACCAAAATCAGCAAGACATGGTTAAAACGATCTGTTGAAGCTCGGATTAATGATGCAAGAAGAGAGGTTACTGACATGCCAAAAGGTATGGAAGAGTTGGAGAAATATGCTGAGGACACTGTATCAACAATGCTGTACTTGACACTTCAAGCTGGTGGTATCAAGTCTACCGCAGCTGACCATGCAGCCTCACATGTTGGTAAGGCTAGTGGTATTCTTTTGCTCCTTAAATCACTGCCCTATCACGCCGGTCGCAACCGACATTTTTCCTACATACCAACTTCAGTAGCATCCAAGCATGGTCTATTAGTTAAAGAGGGAAATGGAGAAGAGAGGTGGGTGGATTCTCGCGAGGGCCTCTGTGACGCAGTTTATGAAATGGCATCAGTAGCCAATGCACACTTGCAGAAGGCTCGGAAGTTAGCAGAAAGTGTGCCTGCTGAGGCTCTTCCAGTGCTCCTGCCAGCAGTGCCTGCTCAGGTTCTGTTGGATTCCCTAAGTCGGGTGCAGTTTGACGTGTTTGATCCAAGGCTAACGCGAGGGGTGCTAGGGATTCCACCTTTGTGGTACCAGCTTAAGCTTAAGTGGACTTCATGGAGAAGGAAATACTAA
- the LOC130741083 gene encoding hsp70-Hsp90 organizing protein 3, producing MADEAKAKGNAAFSSGDFTAAIRHFSDAIALAPENHVLYSNRSASYASLKNYTEALSDAKKTVELKPDWSKGYSRLGAAHLGLSQFDDAVSAYSKGLEIDPNNEPLKSGLADAQAAAAAAASRSSRSANPFGDAFSGPEMWAKLTADATTRGYLQQPDFVKMMQDIQKDPNNLNLYLKDPRVMQAFGVLLNVKLRAPEDSDLPDSPPASSSERKRAAEAEPVSQPEPEPEAMEVADEESEAKQRKVEAQKEKEAGNAAYKKKQFDTAIQHYSKALELDDEDISFLTNRAAVYLEMGKYEDCIKDCDKAVERGRELRADYKMVARALTRKGTALVKMAKCSADFDPAIETFQKALTEHRNPDTLKKLNEAQKAKKDLEQKEYFDPKLADEEREKGNEFFKQQKYPEAVGHYTESIRRNPNDPRAYSNRAACYTKLGAMPEGLKDAEKCIELDPTFVKGYTRKGAVQYFMKDHEKALETYREGLKLDPNNQELLDGIGKCMQQINKASRGDLTPEELKERQAKGMQDPEIQNILQDPVMRQVLVDFQENPKAAQDHAKNPMVMSKIQKLISAGIVQMK from the exons ATGGCCGACGAAGCCAAAGCCAAAGGCAACGCAGCATTCTCCTCCGGCGACTTCACCGCCGCCATCCGCCACTTCTCCGATGCCATAGCCCTCGCCCCGGAAAATCACGTCCTGTACTCCAACCGATCCGCCTCCTACGCCTCCCTCAAAAACTACACCGAGGCGTTATCCGACGCCAAGAAGACCGTCGAACTCAAACCCGATTGGTCCAAGGGCTACAGCCGCCTCGGCGCCGCTCATCTCGGCCTCTCCCAATTCGACGACGCCGTTTCCGCCTACTCCAAAGGCCTCGAAATCGACCCCAATAATGAACCCCTCAAATCAGGTCTCGCCGATGCACAGGCGGCGGCTGCGGCGGCGGCTTCCAGGTCCTCCCGCTCGGCGAATCCCTTCGGTGACGCTTTCTCCGGCCCTGAGATGTGGGCTAAGCTCACCGCGGACGCTACCACCAGGGGTTACCTTCAACAACCTGATTTTGTGAAGATGATGCAGGATATTCAGAAGGACCCCAACAATCTCAACTTGTATTTGAAGGATCCGAGGGTCATGCAAGCGTTTGGGGTTTTGCTCAACGTGAAGCTTCGTGCCCCTGAGGATTCTGATTTGCCTGATTCCCCTCCGGCTTCGTCGTCGGAGAGGAAGAGAGCTGCTGAAGCTGAGCCTGTGAGTCAACCTGAGCCAGAACCTGAGGCTATGGAGGTGGCGGATGAGGAGAGTGAAGCGAAGCAGAGGAAGGTTGAGGctcagaaggagaaggaggcgGGTAATGCTGCGTACAAGAAGAAGCAATTTGATACTGCGATTCAGCATTACTCTAAGGCTTTGGAGCTGGATGATGAGGATATATCGTTTCTCACCAACCGTGCTGCTGTTTACTTGGAAATGGGGAAG TATGAGGATTGCATTAAAGATTGTGACAAGGCTGTTGAAAGAGGAAGAGAACTTAGAGCAGACTACAAGATGGTAGCAAGAGCTTTGACAAGGAAAGGGACTGCCTTGGTCAAAATGGCAAAATGCTCGGCAGATTTTGATCCTGCTATTGAGACCTTCCAAAAAGCTCTGACAGAGCACCGCAACCCAGATACCTTGAAGAAACTTAATGAGGCTCAGAAGGCTAAGAAAGATCTAGAACAAAAAGAATACTTTGATCCAAAGTTGGCTgatgaggagagagaaaaag GGAATGAGTTCTTTAAGCAGCAGAAGTATCCTGAAGCTGTGGGGCATTACACAGAGTCTATAAGAAGAAATCCGAACGACCCTAGG GCTTATAGTAACAGGGCTGCATGTTACACTAAACTGGGGGCAATGCCTGAAGGTTTAAAGGATGCAGAGAAGTGCATTGAGCTCGATCCAACCTTCGTCAAGGGTTATACCAGGAAAGGAGCGGTTCAATATTTCATGAAAGATCATGAAAAGGCTTTGGAAACATATAGGGAGGGGTTGAAACTAGACCCGAACAACCAGGAGTTGCTTGATGGCATTGGAAA ATGTATGCAACAAATCAATAAGGCTAGCCGTGGAGATTTAACTCCTGAAGAATTGAAGGAGAGACAG GCCAAGGGAATGCAGGACCCAGAGATACAGAATATCCTGCAAGACCCTGTTATGAGACAG GTATTGGTTGATTTCCAGGAAAATCCTAAGGCTGCGCAGGATCATGCAAAGAATCCAATGGTGATGAGCAAGATCCAAAAACTGATCAGTGCTGGAATTGTGCAGATGAAATAA